In one Mesorhizobium australicum genomic region, the following are encoded:
- a CDS encoding energy transducer TonB family protein: protein MNAPAELVLGQKISRREAGLWTFAAVSVVLAHAAASFAFQALQPPPEEVSVEETMLVELEPVAFAMAASVSPSEVISEEDVEETSPEKVHEIMEEEPPQIVDEETPKPVETEETPVEQAEAEKTPLEQAEPEETPVTQETEIARQETAEPVEQKTAEPLEEEAIEQEIAEAVEPEVVIPLPRPEHVVEETPPEEPVKTAEAKPEPKVVKKAERKKTETPKPKKRAEMPKPAKKADVRKEAKSRSESSVQQQAASTPTVNPNKWNSAVQRAIARAARRARGTRGSVSIAFVVNASGSIVSARVARSSGNSKLDGTALGIVRAARIPPPPAGLTGSHSFMLPMTFQ, encoded by the coding sequence ATGAACGCACCGGCGGAGCTCGTCCTTGGTCAGAAGATTTCCCGGCGCGAAGCGGGGCTCTGGACGTTCGCCGCCGTGTCCGTTGTTCTCGCCCATGCCGCGGCTTCCTTTGCCTTCCAGGCCCTTCAGCCCCCGCCCGAAGAAGTCAGCGTCGAAGAGACTATGCTGGTCGAACTGGAGCCGGTCGCCTTCGCCATGGCTGCCTCGGTGTCGCCCAGCGAGGTGATCTCAGAAGAGGACGTCGAGGAGACGTCGCCGGAAAAAGTTCACGAGATCATGGAGGAAGAGCCGCCTCAGATAGTGGACGAGGAAACGCCGAAGCCGGTTGAGACCGAGGAAACACCGGTTGAGCAGGCAGAGGCGGAGAAGACGCCGCTGGAACAGGCCGAGCCTGAAGAGACGCCAGTCACCCAGGAGACGGAGATCGCCCGGCAGGAGACCGCCGAGCCTGTCGAGCAGAAAACGGCCGAGCCGCTGGAGGAGGAAGCAATCGAGCAGGAGATCGCCGAGGCCGTAGAGCCCGAGGTGGTGATCCCCCTGCCGCGACCGGAGCATGTCGTCGAGGAGACGCCACCGGAAGAACCGGTCAAGACGGCCGAGGCGAAACCTGAGCCCAAGGTCGTGAAGAAGGCCGAGCGCAAGAAGACCGAGACGCCGAAGCCGAAGAAGAGGGCGGAGATGCCCAAGCCTGCAAAGAAGGCGGACGTCCGCAAGGAAGCGAAGTCGCGTTCGGAATCCTCTGTCCAGCAGCAAGCGGCGAGCACGCCGACGGTTAATCCGAACAAGTGGAACAGCGCCGTTCAGCGCGCCATTGCCCGCGCCGCACGGCGGGCGCGTGGAACGCGTGGCAGCGTCAGCATAGCCTTCGTGGTGAACGCCTCAGGTTCGATAGTGTCGGCCCGCGTCGCCCGCTCCTCGGGCAACAGCAAGTTGGACGGCACCGCGCTCGGCATCGTCCGCGCGGCCCGAATTCCTCCGCCGCCCGCGGGTCTCACCGGCTCGCATTCCTTCATGTTGCCGATGACATTCCAGTGA
- a CDS encoding threonine synthase, translating to MSAGNKTASLATGQRSFGPGNPEFPLFPTHLSGCPVTSTAEMQYPLELAFDYGEAKDVGFTEASRQSWQQLMPPLHPASSMPVGLTPLIDVSAIAPERLRDRGVFIKDESRNPTWSHKDRLNKYTISAARFEEASTIIVASSGNHGVSAAAMAARAGLNCIVITMPDVSPAFRDMILGYGAFPIFLQVDARWPAMRALREVPGTYPVSNLTAIHTGHPWGPEGYKTIAYEILASPGGEPPAAVVVPTGYGEMLYGIFKGFREARDLGLTQRIPQLVSVEPAARGPLYHALKSGKQATTVPGKPTIQGGTGTTVNGYRAVVAVRDSNGIPLLASDEAALAAHAKLARQGIWQEYSSSAAFAALDDLEGLSHDGPVVVINCSTGLKEPPRSMQVKEATPDLPSLRAYLKSEFGFDL from the coding sequence ATGTCGGCAGGCAACAAGACGGCCTCGCTCGCGACCGGACAACGGTCGTTTGGGCCGGGCAATCCCGAGTTCCCGCTGTTTCCGACGCATCTGTCGGGCTGTCCCGTCACGTCGACGGCGGAGATGCAGTATCCGCTCGAACTCGCCTTCGACTACGGCGAGGCGAAGGACGTCGGCTTCACGGAAGCCTCACGGCAGAGCTGGCAGCAGCTGATGCCGCCGCTGCATCCGGCCTCGTCGATGCCGGTCGGCCTGACGCCGCTGATCGACGTCTCGGCGATCGCCCCCGAACGACTTCGCGACCGTGGCGTCTTCATCAAGGACGAGAGCCGCAACCCGACCTGGAGCCACAAGGATCGGCTGAACAAATACACGATCAGCGCGGCGCGTTTCGAGGAAGCTTCGACCATCATCGTCGCCTCGTCCGGCAACCACGGCGTCTCGGCTGCCGCAATGGCGGCTCGCGCCGGCCTGAACTGCATCGTCATCACCATGCCGGATGTCAGCCCGGCCTTCCGCGACATGATCCTCGGCTACGGCGCCTTCCCGATCTTCCTACAGGTGGACGCTCGGTGGCCGGCGATGCGCGCGTTGCGCGAGGTGCCGGGTACCTATCCGGTGAGCAACCTAACCGCGATCCACACTGGCCACCCCTGGGGGCCGGAAGGCTACAAGACGATCGCCTACGAGATCCTGGCTTCGCCGGGCGGCGAGCCGCCCGCCGCAGTCGTCGTGCCGACGGGATATGGCGAGATGCTTTACGGCATCTTCAAGGGGTTCCGAGAGGCGCGCGATCTGGGCCTGACACAGCGCATCCCGCAGCTCGTCTCCGTAGAACCGGCCGCACGCGGACCGCTCTATCACGCGCTCAAGTCGGGCAAACAGGCGACGACGGTGCCGGGAAAGCCGACGATCCAGGGCGGAACAGGCACGACGGTCAACGGCTATCGGGCGGTCGTCGCGGTGCGCGACAGCAACGGCATCCCCTTGCTGGCAAGCGACGAGGCGGCGCTCGCGGCGCACGCAAAGCTCGCGCGTCAGGGCATCTGGCAGGAATATTCGTCGAGCGCCGCCTTCGCCGCCCTCGACGACCTCGAAGGACTCTCTCATGACGGCCCGGTGGTCGTGATCAACTGCTCGACTGGCCTGAAGGAGCCGCCGAGGTCGATGCAGGTCAAGGAGGCCACGCCAGACCTTCCGTCTCTCCGAGCATATCTGAAGTCAGAATTTGGATTTGATTTGTGA